The following are encoded together in the Candidatus Methylomirabilis sp. genome:
- a CDS encoding mismatch-specific DNA-glycosylase, which translates to MPDRVAPGLRLLFVGINPGLISAAAGHYYANPRNTFWRLLYEGGLTPVRLGPEQDARLPAFGYGLTDIVKRPSRGAADLKAAEFATGRPRLARLVMRLRPRAVCFNGKTAFEGTFGKGTCRRFGPQPVRLEGVPVFVLPSTSPANAAVPLAVKRRHVRALRAWLARLR; encoded by the coding sequence TTGCCCGATCGCGTCGCGCCGGGGCTCCGGCTGCTCTTCGTGGGGATCAACCCGGGGCTCATCTCGGCGGCGGCGGGGCACTACTACGCGAACCCGCGCAACACCTTCTGGCGGCTCCTCTATGAGGGGGGGCTTACGCCGGTCCGGCTTGGGCCCGAGCAGGATGCCCGGCTCCCGGCCTTCGGCTACGGCCTCACCGACATCGTGAAGCGGCCGTCGCGAGGGGCGGCGGACCTGAAGGCGGCGGAGTTCGCGACCGGCCGCCCGCGCCTCGCGCGGCTCGTCATGCGGCTTCGGCCGCGCGCCGTCTGCTTCAACGGCAAGACCGCCTTCGAGGGCACCTTCGGCAAGGGAACCTGCCGCCGCTTCGGCCCGCAGCCGGTGCGGCTCGAGGGCGTCCCGGTCTTTGTCCTCCCCTCGACCAGCCCGGCGAATGCCGCCGTCCCGCTCGCGGTGAAGCGGCGGCACGTCCGGGCGCTTCGGGCCTGGCTCGCACGTCTCCGCTGA